The following are encoded together in the Marmota flaviventris isolate mMarFla1 chromosome 18, mMarFla1.hap1, whole genome shotgun sequence genome:
- the Fbxo17 gene encoding F-box only protein 17 isoform X2: protein MGARPSRRRLPVDPPVALDVLPPELLVQVLSHVPPRALVTRCRPVCRAWRDVVDGPTVWLLQLARDRSAEGRAFYALAQRCPPSDDDEEELPLCALARYCLRAPLGRNLIFNSCGEQGFRGWEVEHGGNGWAVEKNLTLVPGAPSQTCFVTSFEWCFKRQLVDLVMEGVWQELLDSAQIEICVADWWGARENCGCIYRLRVRLLDMYENEVVKFSASPNPVLQWTERSCRQASFQDVCRCISTTAFNKH from the exons ATGGGCGCTCGGCCGTCGAGGCGGCGGCTGCCCGTAGACCCGCCCGTGGCCCTGGATGTGCTGCCCCCGGAGCTGCTCGTGCAGGTGCTGAGCCACGTGCCGCCGCGAGCCTTAGTGACCCGCTGCCGCCCGGTGTGCCGCGCCTGGCGCGACGTGGTAGACGGGCCCACCGTGTGGCTGCTTCAGCTGGCCCGCGACCGCAGCGCCGAAGGCCGCGCATTCTACGCCTTGGCCCAGCGCTGCCCACCAAGCGACGACGACGAAGAAGAGCTCCCGCTCTGCGCCCTGGCGCGCTACTGCCTGCGGGCGCCCCTCGGCCGCAACCTCATCTTCAACTCCTGCGGAGAGC AGGGCTTCAGAGGCTGGGAGGTGGAGCATGGAGGAAATGGCTGGGCCGTGGAAAAGAACCTGACACTGGTGCCAGGGGCCCCTTCCCAGACCTGCTTTGTGACTTCTTTCGA ATGGTGCTTTAAGAGGCAGCTTGTGGACCTGGTGATGGAGGGCGTGTGGCAGGAGCTGCTGGACAGCGCCCAGATCGAGATCTGCGTGGCCGACTG GTGGGGCGCCCGAGAAAACTGCGGCTGCATCTACCGGCTTCGGGTCCGCCTCCTGGACATGTATGAAAATGAAGTGGTCAAGTTCTCAGCGTCCCCCAACCCGGTCCTTCAATGGACTGAGAGGAGCTGCCGACAG GCCTCGTTCCAGGATGTTTGCAGATGTATTAGCACAACAGCCTTCAACAAACATTGA
- the Fbxo17 gene encoding F-box only protein 17 isoform X1 encodes MGARPSRRRLPVDPPVALDVLPPELLVQVLSHVPPRALVTRCRPVCRAWRDVVDGPTVWLLQLARDRSAEGRAFYALAQRCPPSDDDEEELPLCALARYCLRAPLGRNLIFNSCGEQGFRGWEVEHGGNGWAVEKNLTLVPGAPSQTCFVTSFEWCFKRQLVDLVMEGVWQELLDSAQIEICVADWWGARENCGCIYRLRVRLLDMYENEVVKFSASPNPVLQWTERSCRQVSHVFTNFGKGIRYVSFEQYGRDMRSWVGHYGALVTHSSVRIRIRPS; translated from the exons ATGGGCGCTCGGCCGTCGAGGCGGCGGCTGCCCGTAGACCCGCCCGTGGCCCTGGATGTGCTGCCCCCGGAGCTGCTCGTGCAGGTGCTGAGCCACGTGCCGCCGCGAGCCTTAGTGACCCGCTGCCGCCCGGTGTGCCGCGCCTGGCGCGACGTGGTAGACGGGCCCACCGTGTGGCTGCTTCAGCTGGCCCGCGACCGCAGCGCCGAAGGCCGCGCATTCTACGCCTTGGCCCAGCGCTGCCCACCAAGCGACGACGACGAAGAAGAGCTCCCGCTCTGCGCCCTGGCGCGCTACTGCCTGCGGGCGCCCCTCGGCCGCAACCTCATCTTCAACTCCTGCGGAGAGC AGGGCTTCAGAGGCTGGGAGGTGGAGCATGGAGGAAATGGCTGGGCCGTGGAAAAGAACCTGACACTGGTGCCAGGGGCCCCTTCCCAGACCTGCTTTGTGACTTCTTTCGA ATGGTGCTTTAAGAGGCAGCTTGTGGACCTGGTGATGGAGGGCGTGTGGCAGGAGCTGCTGGACAGCGCCCAGATCGAGATCTGCGTGGCCGACTG GTGGGGCGCCCGAGAAAACTGCGGCTGCATCTACCGGCTTCGGGTCCGCCTCCTGGACATGTATGAAAATGAAGTGGTCAAGTTCTCAGCGTCCCCCAACCCGGTCCTTCAATGGACTGAGAGGAGCTGCCGACAG GTCTCCCATGTCTTCACCAACTTTGGCAAGGGCATCCGCTACGTGTCTTTTGAGCAGTACGGGAGAGACATGCGTTCATGGGTAGGACACTACGGTGCCCTAGTGACCCACTCCAGCGTGAGAATCAGGATCCGCCCGTCCTAG
- the Mrps12 gene encoding small ribosomal subunit protein uS12m isoform X1: MSWSYLLRGLNMALSRGLALVPQLCATRPMATLNQMHRLGPPKRPPLRLGPTEGRPQLKGVVLRTFIRKPKKPNSANRKCCRVRLSTGREAVCFIPGEGHNLQEHHVVLVQGGRTQDLPGVKLKVVRGKYDCGHVQKKK, translated from the exons ATGTCCTGGTCATATCTTCTCCGTGGTCTCAACATGGCCCTAAGTCGTG GCCTGGCCCTGGTACCCCAGCTCTGCGCCACCCGCCCCATGGCTACACTGAACCAGATGCACCGTCTGGGGCCCCCAAAGCGCCCGCCCCTGCGCCTGGGCCCCACGGAAGGCCGGCCGCAGCTGAAGGGCGTTGTTCTGCGCACGTTCATCCGCAAGCCCAAGAAGCCCAACTCCGCCAACCGCAAGTGCTGCCGCGTCCGGCTCAGCACAGGCCGCGAGGCTGTCTGCTTTATCCCCGGGGAGGGCCACAACCTGCAGGAGCACCACGTTGTCCTTGTGCAGGGTGGCCGCACCCAAGACCTGCCAGGAGTGAAGCTCAAAGTTGTGCGGGGCAAGTATGACTGTGGCCACGTGCAGAAGAAGAAGTGA
- the Mrps12 gene encoding small ribosomal subunit protein uS12m isoform X2 yields the protein MSKQHSGLALVPQLCATRPMATLNQMHRLGPPKRPPLRLGPTEGRPQLKGVVLRTFIRKPKKPNSANRKCCRVRLSTGREAVCFIPGEGHNLQEHHVVLVQGGRTQDLPGVKLKVVRGKYDCGHVQKKK from the exons ATGTCTAAGCAGCATTCAG GCCTGGCCCTGGTACCCCAGCTCTGCGCCACCCGCCCCATGGCTACACTGAACCAGATGCACCGTCTGGGGCCCCCAAAGCGCCCGCCCCTGCGCCTGGGCCCCACGGAAGGCCGGCCGCAGCTGAAGGGCGTTGTTCTGCGCACGTTCATCCGCAAGCCCAAGAAGCCCAACTCCGCCAACCGCAAGTGCTGCCGCGTCCGGCTCAGCACAGGCCGCGAGGCTGTCTGCTTTATCCCCGGGGAGGGCCACAACCTGCAGGAGCACCACGTTGTCCTTGTGCAGGGTGGCCGCACCCAAGACCTGCCAGGAGTGAAGCTCAAAGTTGTGCGGGGCAAGTATGACTGTGGCCACGTGCAGAAGAAGAAGTGA